GCCGAATTTATGATCCATGATTAATAAAGGTAGTCATGAGATTGGAccaacatttatatatatttcccCTTTTCTCTCTACTACTTTGTTTCCCCACTAACACACAAGGGACATTGTATACGTATACGTACGTACGTACATGCACCCAAACCCTATcttccattttctctctccgtgtgtaatgtttttatgtaataatAATCAATGAATGCTTTTGGTCAACATagcaagagatgagagagaagagagacagACCGCCCTGATCATCCCATGAAAAGCTTCCACCtgctgtctctctctctctacatttaaaaaaaaatgacaaaagaaaGCGAAATATAGAACCACCTCGATCCTCGTGCAAGCCTGAGACTTGTaaggttctctctctctctctcagtttcTCCTTCTATATGTCTCCTTCTTTCCCATGGTATCTTGAAGTTGAAATATCTCCCACTTCAAAAAAACCCTAGTTGTCTCTTAAACATCAAAGAAAACCAAGGAAACATTTTGAGCTTTTGATAATTGATGGATGCTTCATGGCTTGGTTTCTCTCTTTCCAACACCAACAACTCCAAACCCATGCATGGCATCTCCTCAATATCTTCTTCCTCATCCACCTCAGATTCCTCCAACCTCTGCCTCTTTGAAgccttcaccaccaccaccaccacaacaaccACCGCGGGTGTGGGTGGTGCGACTGAGCTGTCCATATTCACAGGTGTCCCAAAAGTGGACAACTTCTTCTCTACTGAAACTGCACCGCATGGAGTGGGCGCCGTGGGTGGTAATATTTACGACTCAGACCTTAAAACTATAGCTGCTGGATTTCTCTCCAACGTCTCCTCCACTAACCAAAACGATGCCGTAAAGCAATTAGCTTCGGAGACCACACTCAAGAAAACTGTGGATACGTTTGGGCAACGCACTTCTATCTACAGAGGCGTCACCAGGTGAACATTATGCACATATATATGACGTCaccataaaaaatgaaaattatttttttttttttactatcaaaaaataattctctgattgatattttttgtttatgattgattgatttaggCATAGATGGACGGGTAGATATGAAGCTCATTTGTGGGATAACAGCTGCAGGAGACAAGGCCAGACCAGAAAAGGAAGAcaaggtttttatttattttttcattacttaatttttttttaaaaaaaaaggaaagaaattatTTTCAACTGGTGCCAGCAGGCAGCAGGAGATCTAAGTATTCTGAGAGGTATATAAAGGCGGTGGAGGTATGGGAGTAGTATCTCATCACTGACcacaattaattatttaataaccCTATTTAGAAATATtaatatagtaatatatataaaaattgtaATTGCAATCAACGGCTCAGATCTTCTCTGTTTGCCACAATATTTAAAAGTTTTCAAAGATTCTGATGAtctgctttctttttttttttgtgacattGATGTTCTTTGACCAATGATTGCTGCAAATCCATGGATGCTGGTCATTATGCGTTTCAGTCTATTTGGGTGAGTTTGAGAATATATCCATCATCTTTTTACTGTTCAAATTaatgtttcatgatcatcaATACTGTGTTGCACAAGTTTGGATTCTTGATTTGCATGAATATAATCAATAATGtatcaatcatcaatttataaGATTCTTATTACAATTATTTCtatttactatttatttttgtaattttataggTGGGTATGATAAGGAAGAAAAGGCAGCAAGAGCATATGATCTTGCAGCTCTCAAGTACTGGGGTTCCACCACCACTACCAACTTTCccgtaatctctctctctctctctatgcaatcttaatttttttttattaatttcattatctATAGATCTTCTAGATTAATCATCTTATTTTACCTAATTAATTTTGTCTAAAGATGTCAAACTATGAGAAGGAACTGGAAGAGATGAGGCACATGACTAGGCAGGAGTTTGTTGCTTCTCTAaggaggtaaaaaaaaaaaacacactataTTATAAGTACACACACATTTGTCTCCATTCAATTCTTTTTCTTACAAAGTAatctattatatattattaattacttccattaatttatttaatgttcCAGAAAAAGCAGTGGATTTTCAAGAGGAGCCTCAATTTACAGAGGAGTGACAAGGTTTGTTACCTttagttctttttctttttttaatgaaaaatgaacttttatttcttccttgaattccctttttaaaaaaaattaattttttttttctttttgggacGAATAATTATTGTAATCAATTTCAGGCACCATCAACATGGTCGATGGCAAGCAAGAATAGGAAGGGTAGCCGGAAACAAAGACCTTTACCTTGGCACATTCAGTAAGTATatatcatttcatttcatttgaatTTATGCATGGTCATTTGTACATAAGGCACTATATATTTCAAATACTGGCCATACTAATCTGTAAAGTTATAATTATTATCGTTTCggatttaggatttagaatttaggttgatatatatatatacgtattttTGTTCCAAAAGGCACACAAGAAGAAGCTGCGGAGGCCTACGACATTGCAGCAATAAAATTCAGAGGCCTAAACGCTGTGACCAACTTCGACATGAACCGCTACGACGCTAAAAGCATCGCCAACAGCAACCTACCCGTCGGAGGCCTAACAAAGAACTCATCACCAGATCATTCACCTTCAGAAAGCCATATGATCATCAAGAGCAAGAGCGTATCGGACGGCCAAGATCTCTCCTCAGCATCCTCATCACTACTCAGCTTTGCAATGCCAATCAAACAAGACCCATCTCTATCTGATTATTGGTCTAACATCCTTGGATACCAAAACAAGAACCCTATAAGCAGCACAGGTTTCAACATGGACTTGCTTggaagcagcagcaacaacagtgTTGGGTTAATGAATAGTGTTGCTAATGGTGGTTGTTACTCTCAACAACAACATTCAAGTGGTAGTCCAATATTCCCTCTTGCTTTAAACAGTAATATTGGGGGTAGTAGCAGCAGCTGGAGCAATAGCAGTAGTATTGCATCATCTCCTTATTCATTTCAAGCTACTACTGCAAAGCCTACTAATAGTCtctctgctgctgctgctcttgTGCTTCAGACACCAATTTTTGGGATGGAATAATGAGAATCTGTGCTTTTGGTGTTTTGGAAGTTTGAATAGATGTGATGAGGTGGACTGACAAGTAAATTATTATTAGGGGAGCAAGCAGCTGACACTAGCACTACTAACTCAACCCTCTTTAGCTTTGTTTCTGTCATGCAtggctttcttttgttttgtttttcttacgTTTTTTGGTCTCTGCTTTTCTTCTTTACTGACATGATTTAACTTaaagacaatgctagagaccccaaaatttgatccccaaaagtttctcaaatctatgtggcaataaaataaccattgattaaaaacacacatgtagggtccacttcacatccaacactccacattaaatgggggtctcaagcattattcttaacTTAATTACAAGGGTATAAGTGTACAATAAATCTTTTTGTAATGCTTACTATGAAATCACATAATTAGTTATATTTAGATTGTCCATTTCTCTCCTAACCTCTTGGTAAGTTGCTCATCCCCCAATAACGGGTAGTTGGTTGAGATGGTCAAATTGACTGCGGTAACTCTTAGTGCAAACGGGAAGTCAGCGAGTTTAAGTCCCATATGTGTTTCTATTCGCACGATTTGAGAGATGGGTCATTGTTCAGCTCATTGTGTGCGAATGTCAGCTTGCGTTATCTTTCGCACGAGGCCTCTATCTAAATGGGGGTTATGGGGTCTTTCATATGGCTTGATATTTATTAGACAGTTGTCTAGCGAACATTTGGATGGGTTATgtgttgaagaaaaaaaaaagtcattcaTCTCCAATCAACTCATTCACCTTTGGGTACTTATATATtgtacaaaaaattgaaattgaaattcttaAAAAGGGCCTTGTGTATGTGAACAAGATTCGGAAGGTACGATGGTATATGTGTTGTGTCTAAAATCCAATGCCCACAAACTAAACACCAAATCAATTCAATGAATTAAACAAATCCAAACTAAATAATGTAGAGAATCAAAAAAAAGTGTGAATATAAATAGCTTTTCACAattaatacacacacacacatatatatacacacaacaaGACATAacaaattgaagaaaagaaTCTTGTCGTACATGTCTCCCTAATTCTCATCCAAAAATGTGTGTCCTctagtttttttcttctttgttagatttcttgtttctttttcgtGCTTTCGGCGCGTATTCCATgcttaaattattttctttttgccaCCATGCATGCCTTCTTCTTTGACCACTATTTTCCACTTTTGACTGGAAATTATCAGTTTGTGGCTTTGATTTCATTTCAAGAGGAATATAATTTGTGCCCGTTTGGCATTCCGATCACCACCCACCAACCGTACCTCGGCAAGGTCTACCGGCTATTCTACAAGTTTTTGGTGTTTGATTTCTCAAGTACCCGTTGCAGCTCAATCGCTCCAAAAATATAATTGGTTCAATTGCGGATTAGTGATACGTTACAAATAAATCCACTTTTAGGGTATTAATTTATATGTAACTTGTTAAGAGCACCTTGTACAATTACTAATTTTAATGATTAATTGtgaaatagtaaaataaataactaTATAGATCAGTAGTTAATAACTGAAATAAGTACAGTTAATATTTTACTGTAGATTAATAGATTAAgttaataaattttaatattgaAACAACgtctaatattttaatatac
This genomic window from Tripterygium wilfordii isolate XIE 37 chromosome 9, ASM1340144v1, whole genome shotgun sequence contains:
- the LOC120006447 gene encoding AP2-like ethylene-responsive transcription factor AIL5; this encodes MDASWLGFSLSNTNNSKPMHGISSISSSSSTSDSSNLCLFEAFTTTTTTTTTAGVGGATELSIFTGVPKVDNFFSTETAPHGVGAVGGNIYDSDLKTIAAGFLSNVSSTNQNDAVKQLASETTLKKTVDTFGQRTSIYRGVTRHRWTGRYEAHLWDNSCRRQGQTRKGRQVYLGGYDKEEKAARAYDLAALKYWGSTTTTNFPMSNYEKELEEMRHMTRQEFVASLRRKSSGFSRGASIYRGVTRHHQHGRWQARIGRVAGNKDLYLGTFSTQEEAAEAYDIAAIKFRGLNAVTNFDMNRYDAKSIANSNLPVGGLTKNSSPDHSPSESHMIIKSKSVSDGQDLSSASSSLLSFAMPIKQDPSLSDYWSNILGYQNKNPISSTGFNMDLLGSSSNNSVGLMNSVANGGCYSQQQHSSGSPIFPLALNSNIGGSSSSWSNSSSIASSPYSFQATTAKPTNSLSAAAALVLQTPIFGME